Genomic window (Blattabacterium cuenoti):
GTCCAGTTCCAACAACAATAATTTCAATCTTGGATCTATTGTTAGGAGATACCAATTTTAAAGTTGATTTATGATCTTTCCATTTGTTAGGTAACGAACTGACTGGAATTTTCGAATTGAAATTTAAAATATCTTTCATCAAAAAATATTAGTTATCATTAAAAAAAAACCAAATAGCAATAATAGAAAATCCAGAACAAATAAACCAAAAATACACAAAACCGAATCTTTGTATCCAAACCAATCTTTTTTTATTGGATAGACCCAAAGATTGAAAAGAAGATTGAAATCCATGATTTAAATGAATCCCCAAAATAAAAAATGAAAATACATATATAAATGTATAATAAGGATTCTTGAATAAGGTAACAACTATATCATAATCTGAAATTAAATGACGAGGATCTGAATATTTCATAGGAATCATGAAATTGATAAGATGTAAACCCAAAAAACATAAAATTAAAATACCTGTATATACCATTGTTCTACTACTAAATGAAGTAGTTAAATAAGAATTCATAGCATAATCAATTTCTCCTTTTATTTTTTTATTTGTTAAATGTAACTGAACTCCTAATAAAATATGAATAAAAAAACCTACAGCAAGAACATATTCCATCATTCGAATAAATATATTTTTTCTCATAAAAAAAACAGCTTCGTTAAAAGCTTTTTCTCCTGAAAATAGAAATAAATTAACACTCAAATGCAATAATAAAAAAATCATTAAAAAAATACCTGTAGTAGCCATAACCACTTTTTTTCCAATAGAGGATTGAAAAAAATTACAATGATTCACTGATTTTAATTTGATTTTAGTAAATATAAATAAGATATTTTATATTTATTATTAAAATTTCTCATTTTCTAATTTTTTGTAAAGCTTCTACAAGGGTATCTATATCTCCTTTTTCATTAAAAATTCCAAAAGAGATTCTAATAGGCATTGTTTTATTTAATAAATATCTATCTGTTATCAATTGAATCACATGAGATGTTTTTTTAGGATTACTATTGCAAGAACTTCCTTTAGAAACAGCAACTCCCATTAAATCTAAATGAAAATATAATAAATAATCTTTTTTCGTAGGATATAAAAAATTTAATATAGAGGGAATACTTTTATCAGGATGAGATGATAATCCATTAAAAATGATGTTAGGAATTATTTTTTTCAGTTCTGAAATACAATAAGATTTTAAATCTTGCATTTTTTTTATATGTCTTGTAAAAGTGCAACAAGATAATCGAAAAGCTTCTGATAATCCTGCTATACCATGTATATTTTCCGTTCCTGAACGAATTCCATATTCTTGAACTCCTCCAGTAATCAAAGGCTTCATTTTTTTTAAAATATTATTTCTTATAAAAGCAAAACCGACTCCTTTTGGGCCATAAAATTTGTGTGCGCTTGCAGTAGCAAAATCAAAGGATAATTTTTCCATATTAATAGGAAGATTTCCTATAACTTGTATGGTATCTGAATGAAAATAAGCATTATATTTTTTGCATAAAAAAACTACTTTATCTACCTCTAATAAATTCCCAATTTCATTATTAGCATACATTAAACTTACAAGTATTTTTTTATGTATATTGTTTCTCAAAATTTCTTCCATATTATTAAAATCTAATATTCCTTTTTTATCAATTGAAATAAAATCTACAGATATTTTGTATCTAATAGATAAATCTAAAATTGTTTGTAATACAGATGGATGTTCTAATTGTGAGGTAATAATATGTCTTATACCTAAATCTAAAACTGAAGATCTTAATACAAGATTATTAGCTTCAGTTCCTCCTGAAGTAAAAATAATCTCAGAAGGAGAAGCTTTAATATTTTTTGCAATACAAATTCTAGATTCCTCTAAAATTGAACGAGTTTCTCTTCCATAACTATGCTGTATCGAAGAAGGATTTCCTAATGAATATTTTAATGTATGAATTATTACTTTCACAACTTCATTTCTTATAGGAGTGGAAGCTGCGTTATCCAAATATGCTCGTTTCATTTTCTATTGAAAATTTTGTACATATATATACATAAAAATATATAATGTATTCAAATTCTGTTTGTTAAAAATATTTTTTAATAAAAAATCTCATCTTTAATTTTGTATATTTATCCTAATTACATTGGGGTTTAGTAAAGATATTTTAAAGTAATTTTTAAAAAGAATCCTTATAGATTTTTTTAAATATTTGTTGTTTTAATAATGTCATTAAAATGTCTATTTTATTTTTATTTAAATTGAGTGAATATGAAAATAAATGTTGGATTTTCGGTCATAATGGGGTTTTTGATTGGAATTATTATATGTTATTTTTTTGGAAAAAAAATTATATTAAAAAAATATATTCAATTATTAGAAAAAGCTAATTTTCAGGCAAAAAAAATCATAAAAAATGCAGAGAAAGAAGTAGAATCCATAAAAAGAAAAAAAATGCTTCAAGCAAAAGAAAAATTTGTAGAACTTAAATCTAAACATGAAAAAGATGTTTATTTAAGAGAAAAAAAAATAATTGACACAGAAAATAAAACAAGAGAGAAAGAAAATCGATTATCTAGAGAAATAGAAATTTATTTTAAAAAAAATAATCGTTTAGAAGTACAAATACATGATTACGAAAAAAAATATAAAATTCTTAAAAATAAACAAGAAGAATTTGAAAATATGCATATTCAACAAGTAGAATTACTTGAAAAAATATCTAATTATTCTTCTGAAGAAGCTAAAAATGAATTAATTGAAATTCTTAAAGAAGAAGCAAAAGCAAAAGCACAAACTCATATACAAAACATTATAGAAGAATCACAATTAACTGCAAAAATGGAGGCAAAAAAAATTGTCATTCAAGCTATTCAAAGGATTGGAACAGAACAAGCAGTTGAAAATGCGGTATCCGTTTTTAACATAGAATCAGATGATGTAAAAGGTCGTATAATTGGACGAGAAGGAAGAAATATAAGAGCTTTAGAAAAAGCAACCGGAGTAGAAATTATTGTAGATGATACTCCAGAAGCTATTCTTTTATCTTGTTTTAATCCTATACGAAGAGAAATAGCACGATTAGCTCTTCATAAATTAGTTATAGATGGACGTATACATCCAGCTAGAATTGAAGAAATAGTATCTAAAACAGAAAAACAAATTGAAGAAGAAATAATAGAAGTAGGAAAAAAAACCATTATAGATTTAGGAATTCATGGAATACATATAGAATTAATCCGAATGGTAGGAAGAATGAAATATCGTTCTTCTTATGGACAGAATCTTTTACAGCATTCTCGTGAAGTCGCTCATTTATCAGGAATATTAGCTTCTGAATTAGGATTAAATTCAAAACTGGCAAAACGAGCTGGATTGTTACATGATATAGGAAAAGTACCTGAAAACGAATCAGAACTTCCTCATGCCATTCTAGGAATGCAATGGGCAGAAAAATATGGAGAAAATATGGAAGTTAGTAACGCTATAGGTTCACATCATGATGAAATAGAAATGAAAGTATTAATATCTCCCATAGTTCAAGTTTCAGATTCTATTAGTGGAGCTCGTCCTGGAGTGAGAAGAAATTCTTTTGAATCTTATTCAAAAAGACTAAAAAATTTGGAAGATATAGCGTTTAGTTTTGATGGAGTTAATAAAGCATTTGCTATACAAGCAGGAAGAGAATTGCGTGTATTAGTTGAAAGTGATAAAATTGATGATAAAAAAGCTTTTCAATTATCTTGTGATATAACAGAAAAAATAAAAAATGAAATGACTTATCCTGGTCAAATTAAAGTGACAGTGATTAGAGAAACTCGAGCTGTACAAATAGCTAAATAATAAAAATTATGAAAGACTCTCCTATTACTTTTTTTATTAAAAAATACTTTCTTCATTTCAATGCTTTAACTTTATCAGAAGCAGCTAAAGCATATAAATATCATATTCAAAATAACGGAAAAATGATGATTACACTAGCAGGAGCAATGAGTACGGCAGAATTAGGAAAAATATTATCTGAAATGATACGAAAAAATAAAGTTCACATCATTTCTTGTACAGGAGCTAATTTAGAAGAAGATATATTAAATTTAATAGCTCATTCTCATTACAAAAAAATCCCTCATTATAGAGATTTAACTCCTTATGAGGAAAAAAATTTTTTAAAAAAAGGATATTATAGAGTTACAGATACTTGTATTCCAGAAGAACAAGCTTTTAAAGAATTACAAAAACATATGTTAAAAGTATGGATAAGAGCTAAAAAAAAATCAAAACGTTATTTTCCTCATGAGTATATTTATCAACTATTATTAGAAAATATTTTAGAACCCTATTACAATATAGATTCAGAAGATAGTTGGGTATTAGCTGCAGCAAAAAAAAATATACCCTTAATAGTCCCAGGATGGGAAGATAGTACAATAGGAAATATTTTTGCTTCATTTTGTATGAAAAAACTATTTCAACCGATTCTTGTAAAAACCGGAATCGAATATATGCTATTTTTAGCAAAATGGTATCAAAAAGAATCAATCAAACATAAAATAGGGTTTTTCCAAATTGGAGGTGGAATATCAGGAGATTTTCCTATCTGTGTAGTCCCTATGTTGTCTCAAGATATAGGATTTCATCCTACTCCGTTTTGGTCTTATTTTTGTCAAATTTCTGATTCCACAACCAGTTATGGATCTTATTCTGGAGCTATTCCTAACGAAAAAATTACTTGGGGGAAACTTGATAAAGATACTCCAAAATTTATCATTGAATCAGATGCAACTATAGTGGCTCCGCTTATTTTTGCATATATATTAAATATGTAACTTAATATTAAATATAATGTCATGAATAATTTATATGATCTTGTTGTTATTGGTTCTGGTCCAGGTGGATATATATCCGCTATTAGGGCTAGCCAATTGGGTCTTCGTACTGCTATTATAGAAAAGTATCAAGAATTAGGCGGAACATGTTTAAATGTAGGGTGCATTCCTTCTAAATCTTTTTTAGATTCTTCTAAATATTTTTCATTAGCTAAAAATAATTATTCTTCGCATGGAATTTTTTTTAAAGAATTATTTTTTGATTTTAGGAAAATGATAGATAGAAAAAATGAAATAATAAAAAATATTAATAATGGGATAAAATATTTAATAAAAAAAAACAATATTGATTTGTATCAAGGAATAGGTTCATTTAAAACAAAAAATATTTTATCTATAACAAATAGAAAATTATTGAAAGAAAAAAAAGAAATACAATTTCAATATTGCATAATTTCCACAGGTTCTAAACCTTTATGTTTACCCCATTTAAATTTTGATATAGAAAATAAAATTATTTCTTCTACAGAAGCTCTAAACTTAAAAAAAATTCCAAAGAAATTAATTATAATTGGAGGAGGGATAATTGGATTAGAATTAGGCTCTATTTTTAATAGATTGGGAAGCAAAATTACTATCATAGAAACTATGGATAAAATAATATCAAATATGGATGATTCTTTAAGTCAAGAAATGAAAAAAATTTTAGAAAAATCTGGAATTCAAATAGAAACCTCTCTATCTATTATCAGTACATTTAAAAAAAATAATGAAGAAATATCTATTCTTGCAAAAGATCATAATGGAAATAACGTTAATTTCATAGGAAATTATTGTCTCCTATCAATAGGAAGAACTCCGTATACAAAAAATCTAGGCTTGGAAAATATAAAAATTGAAATAAATCAAAAAGGATTCATATTGGTAAATGATCATTTACAAACTTCTATCAACAACATATATGCTATAGGAGATGTTATAGGAGGAAAAATGTTGGCTCATAAGGCTGAAGAAGAAGGGTTATATGTAATAGAACATATAGTGGGACAAAAACCAAACAAATTAAATTACAATTTAATTCCATCAATAATTTATACTTATCCTGAAGTAGCCAGTATTGGACAATCAGAAAATGAAATTAAAAAAGATAAAATAGAATATAATATAGGAATTTTTCCTATGAAAATCTTAGGAAAAGCTCGTACAAGTGGTTCTACAGATGGTTTTTTAAAAATGATTTCTAACAAAAAAACAGATGAAATATTAGGGGTTCATATAATTGGAGATCATGCATCAGATATGATTATGGAAGCATCTGTTGCTATGGAATTTAGATCCTCTTCAGAGGATATATATAGAATATGTCATCCTCATCCAACTCTCAGTGAAGCATTTAAAGAAGCAGCTCAACTTAATTTTGAGAATCGCACTATACATATCTAAATATTTATAAATTCAAATTCATAATTTTTTTTCCTATTTTTTTTTAAAAAATAAAAAATTTAAATACAAAAAACACCATATAAACAGAAAAAATAAGATAGGGGGAGAAATTTTAATATTCATTCTGGAATAAGGAATTCCAATTTATATTGTATTTTTTTTAGTCTCATAATTCATTGATTAATGACCTCCATGTAAAAAATTCTTTTTTTTCATAAGTTTATCTTTATTTTCAAAATTTTTTTTATCTTGAATACAACATTGAACTGGACAAACTATAACACATTGTGGTACGTCATAAAATCCTACACATTCTGTACATTTTTCCGTAACAACAAAATATATATCTTTTTTTTTGGGTTTTTGAAATATAGTTGAATCCAATATTTTATTCTTTTTCAAAGAAGTCCCATCTGACATCCTCCATTTTTTTCCTCCTTCATAAATTGCTGTATTCGGACATTCCGGTTCACAAGCCCCACAATTTATACATTTGTTTGTAATTTTTATGGCCATTTATTTAAAAATTAAAAAAAATAATGATTAAAACTTTTGATAAGTTAGGCTCCTTCTTAAGAGAAGTTAGTAAATTTTATGCACATGATAAGTATTTATCAAAATATTATAAAAAGTTTTTTCCTTCTTTTCAAAAGGTTCTTAAAAAAGTAACTATTAAAAATAGTTGGTTTAGAATAGAAGATTTATTAATAACATTTGATCAATGGGGAGAAACTCTTAAAAAAGAAAAGTTAAAATGTTGGATGAGTAAATATTATTTGACAAAAAAAAAATATAAAAAAATTCTTGTTATTATGCCTGGAAATGTCCCAATGGTAGGATTTCATGATTTTTTGTGTATTATTTTATCAGGACATAAAATTATAATCAAATTATCTGAAGAAGATAATTTATTACTTCCATTTTTATGTAAAATCATAATACATGAAAACCCAATATTAAAAAATAAAATTAAATTTACAAATAACATTTTTAATGAAAAATTTGATTATGTAATAGCCACTGGAAACAATAATACTGCCCGTTATTTTGAATATTTTTTTCGAAAAAATCCTATTTTACTAAGAAAAAGTAGAACCTCTATAGCAGTGTTACAAGGGACTGAAACAGAAAAGGAATTAATTTCTTTAAATAGAGATATGTTAACTTATTCAGGAAGAGGGTGTAGAAATGTAGGAAAAATATTTATACCTCATCATTATGATGTTCATTTAATTTTAAAAAAATCATTTATATCCGAATATATTACAAAAAATTATAAATATATAGATAATTATAAATATTATCTATCCATTTATACTATGAATAAAGTTTCTTTTCAAAAAAATCATTTTATTCTTTTTAAAGAAGAAAAAAATTATCATAGTCCAATATCTGTAGTATATTATGAATTTTATGATAATTTCCATAAATTAAAAAAAATAATTTTAAAAAACAAGAATCATATACAATGTATAGTATCTAAAAATTTTTTAGAGAAAGAAATACTTTTTGGTAAAACACAATATCCAAAGTTAGAAGATTATGCAGATGAAATCGAT
Coding sequences:
- a CDS encoding deoxyhypusine synthase family protein; protein product: MKDSPITFFIKKYFLHFNALTLSEAAKAYKYHIQNNGKMMITLAGAMSTAELGKILSEMIRKNKVHIISCTGANLEEDILNLIAHSHYKKIPHYRDLTPYEEKNFLKKGYYRVTDTCIPEEQAFKELQKHMLKVWIRAKKKSKRYFPHEYIYQLLLENILEPYYNIDSEDSWVLAAAKKNIPLIVPGWEDSTIGNIFASFCMKKLFQPILVKTGIEYMLFLAKWYQKESIKHKIGFFQIGGGISGDFPICVVPMLSQDIGFHPTPFWSYFCQISDSTTSYGSYSGAIPNEKITWGKLDKDTPKFIIESDATIVAPLIFAYILNM
- a CDS encoding acyl-CoA reductase; protein product: MIKTFDKLGSFLREVSKFYAHDKYLSKYYKKFFPSFQKVLKKVTIKNSWFRIEDLLITFDQWGETLKKEKLKCWMSKYYLTKKKYKKILVIMPGNVPMVGFHDFLCIILSGHKIIIKLSEEDNLLLPFLCKIIIHENPILKNKIKFTNNIFNEKFDYVIATGNNNTARYFEYFFRKNPILLRKSRTSIAVLQGTETEKELISLNRDMLTYSGRGCRNVGKIFIPHHYDVHLILKKSFISEYITKNYKYIDNYKYYLSIYTMNKVSFQKNHFILFKEEKNYHSPISVVYYEFYDNFHKLKKIILKNKNHIQCIVSKNFLEKEILFGKTQYPKLEDYADEIDTIQFLNR
- the lpdA gene encoding dihydrolipoyl dehydrogenase, yielding MNNLYDLVVIGSGPGGYISAIRASQLGLRTAIIEKYQELGGTCLNVGCIPSKSFLDSSKYFSLAKNNYSSHGIFFKELFFDFRKMIDRKNEIIKNINNGIKYLIKKNNIDLYQGIGSFKTKNILSITNRKLLKEKKEIQFQYCIISTGSKPLCLPHLNFDIENKIISSTEALNLKKIPKKLIIIGGGIIGLELGSIFNRLGSKITIIETMDKIISNMDDSLSQEMKKILEKSGIQIETSLSIISTFKKNNEEISILAKDHNGNNVNFIGNYCLLSIGRTPYTKNLGLENIKIEINQKGFILVNDHLQTSINNIYAIGDVIGGKMLAHKAEEEGLYVIEHIVGQKPNKLNYNLIPSIIYTYPEVASIGQSENEIKKDKIEYNIGIFPMKILGKARTSGSTDGFLKMISNKKTDEILGVHIIGDHASDMIMEASVAMEFRSSSEDIYRICHPHPTLSEAFKEAAQLNFENRTIHI
- a CDS encoding succinate dehydrogenase cytochrome b subunit, whose protein sequence is MNHCNFFQSSIGKKVVMATTGIFLMIFLLLHLSVNLFLFSGEKAFNEAVFFMRKNIFIRMMEYVLAVGFFIHILLGVQLHLTNKKIKGEIDYAMNSYLTTSFSSRTMVYTGILILCFLGLHLINFMIPMKYSDPRHLISDYDIVVTLFKNPYYTFIYVFSFFILGIHLNHGFQSSFQSLGLSNKKRLVWIQRFGFVYFWFICSGFSIIAIWFFFNDN
- the rny gene encoding ribonuclease Y; protein product: MKINVGFSVIMGFLIGIIICYFFGKKIILKKYIQLLEKANFQAKKIIKNAEKEVESIKRKKMLQAKEKFVELKSKHEKDVYLREKKIIDTENKTREKENRLSREIEIYFKKNNRLEVQIHDYEKKYKILKNKQEEFENMHIQQVELLEKISNYSSEEAKNELIEILKEEAKAKAQTHIQNIIEESQLTAKMEAKKIVIQAIQRIGTEQAVENAVSVFNIESDDVKGRIIGREGRNIRALEKATGVEIIVDDTPEAILLSCFNPIRREIARLALHKLVIDGRIHPARIEEIVSKTEKQIEEEIIEVGKKTIIDLGIHGIHIELIRMVGRMKYRSSYGQNLLQHSREVAHLSGILASELGLNSKLAKRAGLLHDIGKVPENESELPHAILGMQWAEKYGENMEVSNAIGSHHDEIEMKVLISPIVQVSDSISGARPGVRRNSFESYSKRLKNLEDIAFSFDGVNKAFAIQAGRELRVLVESDKIDDKKAFQLSCDITEKIKNEMTYPGQIKVTVIRETRAVQIAK
- a CDS encoding 4Fe-4S binding protein; the encoded protein is MAIKITNKCINCGACEPECPNTAIYEGGKKWRMSDGTSLKKNKILDSTIFQKPKKKDIYFVVTEKCTECVGFYDVPQCVIVCPVQCCIQDKKNFENKDKLMKKKNFLHGGH
- a CDS encoding cysteine desulfurase family protein; translation: MKRAYLDNAASTPIRNEVVKVIIHTLKYSLGNPSSIQHSYGRETRSILEESRICIAKNIKASPSEIIFTSGGTEANNLVLRSSVLDLGIRHIITSQLEHPSVLQTILDLSIRYKISVDFISIDKKGILDFNNMEEILRNNIHKKILVSLMYANNEIGNLLEVDKVVFLCKKYNAYFHSDTIQVIGNLPINMEKLSFDFATASAHKFYGPKGVGFAFIRNNILKKMKPLITGGVQEYGIRSGTENIHGIAGLSEAFRLSCCTFTRHIKKMQDLKSYCISELKKIIPNIIFNGLSSHPDKSIPSILNFLYPTKKDYLLYFHLDLMGVAVSKGSSCNSNPKKTSHVIQLITDRYLLNKTMPIRISFGIFNEKGDIDTLVEALQKIRK